Proteins encoded together in one Styela clava chromosome 12, kaStyClav1.hap1.2, whole genome shotgun sequence window:
- the LOC120329577 gene encoding uncharacterized protein LOC120329577 yields MSAYMESKVVSLFVILGFVTLSTASVTNKKDCKMDKDKCTAKDQRLIYPRCMLYREDDSLWCDQSNYTKIPDPDTILHYTTCRNVSALYINDSCLQTLVKSDLQKYHNIRVFKCGRNYISELQANLFSGNPNLNTIDFCKNNIKYIKDGAFEGLSQLRILNLANNQLNEISSTMFFGLDSLEELSLHNNKIAVLQKESFLGLKNLKILTLTANGIMHIDEDAFDGLENLKQLHLDENKLQEIKLGTFSKLKNLEVLTISYNKINQWPNFSEVPTIHTLNLAHNLLQEFKSTHIGNLSQLQNLSLENNSLTSLPEDLFRHNSHLRYLNLEKNYLETIDRLTFSRLCHLETLKLGQNRLKTPHAEWFQQVVQNGIVYGNDISGNKWRCGCNILKFSMFLQTLASPWKNSLQINCDSPKELKNKVLDVSRTEYIKRNKKCHLPKPIITDPCNVTVSTTPFVRITTVFTYIPTTTEDGVTTSAEMTETTRTLSTPDTRDTVVHVKSQTAPLDSGIVITVLPFVLSFLIIVLLIVIVRYFRMKNHKRDVKLSVQYEKSSLNQSSVDDNRSDSMGHEYDLLNRDEPFKRNEKFFNNDVNSVTNTSNSELPINDTNVLSLNETTRQSGNVYMLSNTNSRVTEASVGRTCQTANGGLSIRDQSGGQAPSDHTSQSQSSEDNVYMPMNPVTINDTVPKSVMFTPQHCGNDYCEVNSHLLADFPGIRQAGDGESLQVV; encoded by the exons ATGTCTGCCTATATGGAATCAAAAGTCGTTTCATTATTTGTAATTTTGGGGTTCGTCACTTTATCGACAGCTTCtgtaacaaacaaaaaagattGCAAAATGGATAAGGACAAATGTACAGC AAAAGATCAACGATTAATTTATCCAAGATGCATGTTATATCGAGAGGATGATTCTCTCTGGTGCGATCAATCTAACTATACGAAAATTCCCGACCCAGATACGATTCTTCATTACACGACTTGCAGAAATGTGTCAGCTCTTTACATCAACGACAGTTGTTTGCAAACGTTGGTTAAAA gtGATCTGCAAAAATATCATAACATTCGTGTCTTCAAATGTGGTAGAAACTATATTTCTGAGCTACAGGCAAATCTATTTTCTGGAAACCCAAATTTGAACACAATTGATTTCTGCAAAAACAACATCAAGTATATCAAAGATGGAGCTTTCGAAG gaTTGTCTCAACTTAGAATTCTCAATCTTGCAAACAATCAACTGAATGAGATTTCTTCAACAATGTTCTTTGGACTCGATTCACTGGAAGAGCTGTCTCTTCACAATAACAAGATTGCTGTTCTACAAAAGGAATCTTTCCTGGGAttgaaaaatctgaaaatattgaCTCTGACCG CAAATGGTATCATGCACATCGACGAGGACGCTTTTGATGGTCTTGAGAATTTGAAACAACTTCATCTCGACGAAAACAAATTGCAGGAAATAAAATTGGGAACATTTTCCAAATTGAAAAATCTTGAAGTTTTAACGATATCATACAACAAAATCAACCAATGGCCAAATTTTTCTGAG gtTCCAACTATCCATACGTTAAATCTTGCCCATAATCTTCTTCAAGAATTTAAATCAACACACATTGGAAATTTATCTCAATTACA AAATCTCTCACTTGAGAATAATTCTCTCACATCGCTACCTGAAGATTTGTTTCGCCACAATTCACACTTGAGATATTTGAATttagagaaaaattatttggaaaCTATTGACCGACTAACTTTCTCTCGTTTATG TCATTTGGAAACTCTCAAACTTGGACAAAATCGACTGAAAACCCCACATGCTGAATGGTTTCAACAAGTCGTGCAAAACGGAATAGTTTACGGGAATGATATCAGTGGGAACAAATGGAGATGCGGATGCAACATTCTCAAATTTTCT ATGTTTCTTCAAACCTTGGCATCGCCTTGGAAGAATTCTCTTCAAATAAATTGCGACTCGCCAAAGGAATTGAAAAACAAGGTATTGGACGTCTCCAGAACCGAATACattaaaagaaacaaaaaatgtCACTTACCAAAACCAATTATCACTGATCCTTGTAACGTAACTGTTTCTACAACCCCATTTGTGCGTATTACAACTGTGTTTACGTATATTCCAACCACCACAGAAGACGGAGTCACAACTTCTGCAGAAATGACAGAAACAACTCGAACTTTATCAACCCCAGACACTCGAGACACCGTAGTTCATGTAAAATCGCAAACGGCACCACTTGATTCGGGAATTGTAATAACTGTTTTGCCATTTGTCCTGtcatttttaattattgtacTTCTAATTGTCATTGTAAGATATTTTCGCATGAAAAATCACAAAAGAGACGTTAAACTAAGTGTACAATACGAAAAGTCTTCCCTAAATCAAAGCAGCGTCGACGATAACCGCTCCGATAGCATGGGGCACGAATATGACTTATTAAATAGAGACGAACCTttcaaaagaaatgaaaaatttttcaataatgatGTGAATTCAGttacaaatacaagtaactCTGAGCTACCAATTAATGACACCAACGTGCTTTCTTTAAATGAAACCACCAGACAGTCCGGTAATGTATATATGCTGTCAAACACAAACAGCCGTGTTACAGAAGCATCCGTTGGCAGAACTTGTCAAACAGCAAATGGTGGTTTATCCATCCGCGATCAATCTGGTGGCCAAGCTCCTTCAGATCATACGTCGCAATCTCAATCTTCTGAAGACAATGTATACATGCCAATGAACCCCGTGACGATAAATGATACCGTTCCAAAAAGCGTGATGTTTACTCCACAACATTGCGGTAACGATTACTGCGAAGTAAATTCTCATTTATTGGCAGACTTTCCTGGAATTAGACAAGCAGGGGATGGCGAAAGCTTACAAGTAGTCTGA